The nucleotide sequence GCGGCTCGATTCGGCTACCCTCGGCCTACAACAACCTTGTCGGGCTTCGCCCCACCAAGGGGCTTTCCAGCATCGACGGCATCGTGCCGCTTTCCCACTCTCAGGATGTCGGAGGCCCACTGGCGAGAACGGTCCGCGATCTCGCGATCGCGCTCGACGCGACGATCGGGCCGGACGCGGCTGACCCCGCCACGTCTATTCTCGACGGGGGGACGGTGCCCTCGTTTGTGGCGGCGCTCGACGTGGGTGCCCTCGACGGTGTTCGGGTTGGTATCTACACACCGCTCTTCGGGGATGCTCCGGAGGACGGGGAAGTGCGCCGGCTTGTGAGGGAGGCTGTCGGCGTAATGGTCGATCTCGGTGCTGACACGGTGACAGTGACCGATTCGGTGCTGGTGGAGATCGCCGCGCAGGCCACCGTGATCGCCAGCGAGTTCAAGTGGGACCTCATGGACTACCTCACAGAGTCAGGCGCTCCGGTCGGCTCCCTCAAAGAGATGATCGACATGGGGGTGATCCACGAGGCGGTAGAGCCGCTGATGCGCACCTGGGATGCGACCGAGAGCCGAGACTCAGAGGATTACCAGGGACGGTTGGGAATGAGGATCACACTCCGTGAGGGGATCGAGCAGGTGATGGACCGCGAGGATATCGACGTGCTCGTCTACCCGACGGCGCGTCAGTTACCCTCAAGGATCGGCGATCCGCAGAACAACAACAATTGCAGGATGAGCGGGCATAGCGGTCTGCCGGCGCTCAGTCTTCCAGTGGGATTTACCGAGCAGGGGCTGCCGGTCGGGATGGAGGTCCTCGGCAGGATGTTCGAGGATGCGCGACTCCTGGGAATCGGCTACGCCTTCGAGCAGTCGACCCATCACCGGCGTGATCCGGCGACGACGCCGATCCTTGCTTCGGGAGGCACATCGTGACCGACTCTTGAACGAGGGGGCCTCGGGTGGGAGCATCGAGTCCTGTTCTTCCCCGGAGTTCGTCGATGGGCCAATTGACGCCCTCCAAGTGCCTCTTGCTGGAAGGCGTGGCTCATCGTTGACTGAGCACGGTTGCCTGATGCGAAGGGCCATCTAACAAGTCATTGCTGCAGTCACGGAAGAAGTAGTGGGTACGCTACGCTGGTGTTCAGGCGGGCCGCGCAGCAGAATGACGGGACGTTAGACGGCCCTGGCCGATTGCACGGGCGCTTGGGTGCGAGATGACCGCTTGATGTCCGACCGCATCATTCCGCCTCCGTTGGCCCCAAGAGCCGCTATCGCATGAAGCGTGAATCGGGCGCGGCAAGAAGCCGTGACGGAAACCCCATCCAGGAGAAGCGCGATGTACAGCAAGATCTACTCAATTACCTGCGACGAGGGCCAGAAGGGTGAGTTGATGAGCCACTACGACGCCGTGGTCGCGCCCGCTGTTAGAGAGAGTGCGCATCATGTCGGCCAACAAATGGTCGAAGTTGGAGGCAGCCAGTGGATACTCGTGTCTAATTACACGAGCGGTGAAGCTGCAGATGCGGCAAGTGACATGGTGCGCGCACTGGTGGGCGACATGAGCACCAAGTTCGGCATGAACGTCAGCCTCATCGGTCAGGGCGAGGTCAGCCGCCAAGTCATTTAGGCGCCTCGCTTCGCAGAGCTGTGACACGGACCGCATGCTGTCCACTGACCCACGGTATCCCCTTAGTCAGCTCTGCGTAGGGGCCGTGGTTGACGCGGCTGAGCGTTCGCGGGGACGGGCCATCTAACAAGCAATTGCTGCAGTCGCCGAAGAAGTAGTGGGTACGCTGCGCTTGTGAGCGGGATGGCGGCGTAGCAGAATTGCGAGACGTTATAGAGATTCGGAGGCCACCGGCCTGGAGATCGATCTGCAGGGGGCTTGTACCCATCAGGCAGTTCGGGTCGTGATCCCTATCCGTCGGGCGGATACGCCTCTTCGATCATCCGAATGAGGCCGCCTACTTCGACCTCCATCTCGGCACTCAACGCAGACCAATAGTCGAATCCACGTCCCGCCTGGATGATCACGTTCTGCAGGTCGTAATCCTCCTGGAAGCCCCGCCACGAAGACACGAGATAGACCCGTTCTTCAAGGGGCGGCCATAACTCTCCGGGAACCTGCCCCCCCGGCAGCCGAACGTGCCGCCCGAGCTTCAAACCGGCCTCTATGGCGAACGATTGGATGTAGTC is from Longimicrobiales bacterium and encodes:
- a CDS encoding amidase family protein, producing MSMMRAQVVAASASALAILAIACGPPPEPFEIRGASVVELQEAMELGRASSAWITQAYLDRIAAFDQTGPAINAMVSLNPNAMAEAEALDRERADGVVRGPLHGVPIVLKDNYDTRDAPTSAGTAALSGFVPPDDAFQVGRLREAGAVFLGKTNMHELASGWTTVGSLGGQTLNPYDLTRHPGGSSGGTGAAVAASFAAVGWGSDTCGSIRLPSAYNNLVGLRPTKGLSSIDGIVPLSHSQDVGGPLARTVRDLAIALDATIGPDAADPATSILDGGTVPSFVAALDVGALDGVRVGIYTPLFGDAPEDGEVRRLVREAVGVMVDLGADTVTVTDSVLVEIAAQATVIASEFKWDLMDYLTESGAPVGSLKEMIDMGVIHEAVEPLMRTWDATESRDSEDYQGRLGMRITLREGIEQVMDREDIDVLVYPTARQLPSRIGDPQNNNNCRMSGHSGLPALSLPVGFTEQGLPVGMEVLGRMFEDARLLGIGYAFEQSTHHRRDPATTPILASGGTS